Proteins encoded together in one Prunus dulcis chromosome 3, ALMONDv2, whole genome shotgun sequence window:
- the LOC117623056 gene encoding uncharacterized protein LOC117623056: MDFELRRAREKLDKEQKERKETARKKLERERKRKEEAKKQREAIDAERSRRLFDAAQAQLKVDQQMQESLLVGRGIMFYRVLEAVPFQGSGDKIKLPSSCFNELQEQGAFDQGPLYFKLSSVHQEASSEMIDADKEKGRSTHSGVLEFTAEEGFVGLPPHVWQNLFPAETPSIPLIEVRYVWLSKGTYAKLQPLRAGFSDLPNHKAILETSLRQHATLSEDDIFIVNYGELVYKLQVLELKPSSSVSVLETDIEVDIVGADTASEKTHENVLKPLTFGTSESGMVDEGNYTYYKFSIDNNTWEKIASVDAKVEVRIDAEPNSGDTDIYISKHPLIFPTRHQHEWSSHDIGSKVLILSSKEKSLEAGTYSVGIYGFKGTTKYQVSVNVQDDSNRKVGQQAVSSSSSMEMDTVECKNCKRYIPSRTIGLHEAFCSRHNVVCQHAGCGVVLRVEEAKNHVHCQQCGQAFHQGEMEKHMKVFHEPLHCPCGIVLEKEEMVQHQASVCPLRLIACRFCGDMVHAGSSALDVRDRLRGLSEHESACGSRTAPCDSCGRSVMLKDMDIHRVAVHQKN, translated from the exons atggattTTGAGCTGAGGAGAGCGAGAGAGAAGCTGGACAAGGAGCAGAAGGAGAGGAAAGAGACGGCGAGGAAGAAATTGGAAAGGGAGAGAAAGCGTAAAGAAGAAGCTAAGAAGCAAAGAGAAGCCATTGATGCTGAGAGATCCAGACGCCTCTTCGATGCCGCCCAAGCCCAGCTTAAG GTTGATCAACAAATGCAAGAAAGTCTGCTGGTCGGACGAGGAATCATGTTTTACCGTGTATTGGAAGCAGTACCTTTTCAGGGTAGTGGAGATAAGATCAAGCTTCCATCTTCCTGCTTCAATGAATTGCAAGAACAAGGTGCTTTTGATCAGGGACCTTTATACTTTAAATTGTCGTCAGTTCATCAAGAGGCTTCTTCAGAAATGATTGATGCTGATAAGGAGAAGGGTAGGAGCACCCATTCAGGTGTTTTGGAGTTCACTGCAGAGGAAGGTTTTGTTGGCCTCCCCCCTCATGTATGGCAGAATTTATTTCCAGCAGAGACACCAAGTATTCCTCTGATTGAAGTTCGCTATGTCTGGCTGTCGAAAGGGACTTATGCAAAACTTCAACCTCTTAGGGCAGGTTTTTCAGACTTGCCCAATCACAAGGCCATCCTTGAAACAAGCCTTCGTCAGCATGCAACCCTTTCTGAAGATGATATATTTATAGTTAACTATGGTGAGCTGGTATATAAGTTACAGGTCCTTGAATTAAAACCCTCCTCAAGTGTATCTGTTCTAGAAACAGATATTGAAGTTGACATAGTTGGTGCTGATACAGCTTCAGAAAAGACTCACGAGAATGTCCTAAAACCACTTACATTTGGAACATCAGAATCTGGAATGGTTGATGAAGGGAACTACACGTATTACAAGTTCTCAATAGATAATAATACTTGGGAGAAAATTGCTTCGGTAGATGCGAAAGTTGAGGTGAGAATAGACGCAGAGCCAAATTCTGGGGATACTGATATTTATATTTCCAAGCATCCTCTCATATTCCCAACAAGGCACCAGCATGAATGGTCATCTCATGACATTGGTTCAAAGGTATTGATCCTTAGCTCTAAAGAAAAGAGCTTGGAAGCAGGAACTTACAGTGTTGGTATTTATGGTTTTAAGGGAACAACTAAGTACCAAGTATCTGTGAATGTTCAAGATGACAGTAATCGGAAGGTAGGTCAGCAGGCTGTGTCTTCCTCATCATCAATGGAGATGGATACTGTAGAGTGTAAGAACTGTAAACGTTATATACCCAGTCGGACTATAGGACTTCATGAAGCCTTTTGTAGCAGACATAATGTTGTTTGTCAGCACGCTGGTTGTGGAGTTGTTCTTAGGGTTGAGGAGGCCAAGAATCATGTGCATTGTCAGCAATGTGGGCAAGCTTTTCACCAGGGAGAAATGGAAAAGCACATGAAAGTGTTCCATGAGCCGCTTCACTGCCCCTGTGGAATTGTGCTTGAGAAGGAAGAGATG GTGCAACACCAAGCCTCAGTTTGCCCCCTGCGCCTTATTGCTTGTCGGTTCTGTGGGGACATGGTTCACGCTGGAAGTTCTGCTTTAGATGTTCGGGACAGATTGAGAGGATTGTCTGAGCACGAGAGTGCATGCGGGTCGAGAACTGCCCCGTGTGATTCATGTGGGCGTTCTGTCATGTTGAAGGACATGGACATCCACCGGGTTGCTGTGCATCAGAAGAATTAA
- the LOC117623444 gene encoding CSC1-like protein At3g21620 isoform X1, with product MATLNDIAVAAAINILTACAFFVAFAILRIQPVNDRVYFPKWYIKGLRSSPSSGGALVSKFVNLDFRSYVKFLNWMPAALQMPEPELIDHAGLDSAAYLRIYLIGLKIFVPIAFIAFAVMVPVNWTNSTLKNSNVVFSNIDELSISNVPVGSSRFWTHLVMAYAFTLWTCYVLKREYEKVASMRLHFLASDQRRADQFTVLVRNVPPDPDETVSQLVEHFFLVNHPDHYLTHQVVYNANKLSKLVNEKKKLQNWLDYYQLKLSRNPSKRPSKKTGFLGLWGNRVDAIDFYTSEIERLLKEISSERDKITSNPKSIMPAAFVSFRTRWNAAVCAQTQQSRNPTIWLTEWAPEPRDVCWDNLAIPYVSLTIRRLVVAVAFFFLTFFFMIPIAFVQSLANIEGIEKAVPFLKPVIEVKFIKSFIQGFLPGIALKIFLIFLPTILMIMSKFEGFNSISALERRSATRYYIFQFVNVFLGSIITGTAFQQLDKFIHQSANEIPKTIGVSIPMKATFFITYIMVDGWAGVAGEILRLKPLIIYHLKIFLLVKTEKDREEAMDPGTLGFNTGEPQIQLYFLLGLVYAVVSPILLPFIIVFFGLAYVVYRHQIINVYNQEYESAAAFWPDVHGRIITALIVSQLLLMGLLSTKEAAQSTPLLITLPVLTIWFHRFCKGCYEPAFIRYPLQEAMMKDTLERAREPNLNLKSFLQNAYIHPVFKGEDDSENEAAAEECEKEPAVVPTKRQSRRNTPLPSKYSGSSSSSLPDDTQKMLRP from the exons ATGGCTACACTGAATGATATAGCAGTTGCAGCAGCTATCAATATTCTCACTGCATGTGCTTTCTTTGTGGCATTTGCCATACTTCGTATTCAACCCGTCAATGATAGGGTCTACTTTCCGAAATGGTATATTAAAGGGTTAAGGAGCAGTCCATCGAGTGGAGGAGCACTTGTAAGCAAGTTTGTGAATCTGGACTTCAGATCATATGTCAAATTCCTGAATTGGATGCCTGCTGCCTTACAAATGCCAGAACCTGAGCTAATTGACCATGCAGGGTTGGACTCTGCTGCTTACTTGAGGATTTACTTGATAGG GCTAAAAATATTTGTACCCATCGCATTCATAGCATTTGCAGTCATGGTCCCGGTCAATTGGACCAATAGCACCCTAAAGAATTCAAATGTAGTTTTCAGCAACATAGATGAGCTCTCTATTTCAAACGTTCCTGTTGGATCAAGTAG ATTTTGGACTCATTTAGTAATGGCTTATGCTTTTACATTGTGGACATGCTATGTATTGAAAAGGGAGTATGAGAAGGTTGCATCAATGAGGTTGCATTTTCTTGCATCAGACCAGAGGCGCGCTGATCAGTTCACA GTACTGGTTAGAAACGTGCCACCAGATCCTGATGAAACAGTTAGTCAGCTTGTGGAACATTTTTTTCTGGTCAACCATCCAGACCACTATCTCACTCATCAG GTTGTTTACAATGCAAACAAACTTTCTAAATTAGTcaatgagaagaagaagttaCAGAATTGGCTTGACTACTATCAACTTAAATTGTCTAGAAATCCATCCAAAAGACCATCTAAGAAG ACTGGATTTCTTGGTCTTTGGGGTAATCGGGTGGATGCTATTGATTTCTATACATCTGAGATTGAGAGGCTATTAAAAGAA ATATCTTCAGAGAGAGATAAGATTACAAGCAACCCTAAATCTATCATGCCAGCAGCATTTGTGTCCTTCAGAACTCGATGGAATGCCGCTGTTTGTGCACAAACTCAACAATCCAGAAACCCAACTATATGGTTGACTGAGTGGGCTCCGGAACCCCGTGATGTTTGTTGGGATAACCTGGCAATCCCCTATGTTTCATTGACAATCAGGAGGCTTGTAGTTGCCGttgctttcttcttcctcaccttCTTTTTTATGATACCCATTGCATTTGTACAATCCCTTGCAAACATTGAGGGTATTGAGAAAGCAGTCCCCTTCCTAAAGCCCGTTATTGAAGT gaaatttataaaatcatttatccAAGGTTTCCTACCTGGAATTGCTTTGAAGATTTTTCTCATATTCCTTCCTACTATTTTGATGATAATGTCCAAATTTGAAGGATTTAATAGCATATCAGCTCTAGAGAGGAGATCGGCTACtagatattatattttccaatttgtcaACGTATTTCTTGGGAGCATAATCACTGGAACTGCGTTTCAACAACTAGATAAATTCATCCACCAATCTGCTAATGA GATCCCAAAGACAATTGGTGTTTCAATTCCAATGAAGGCAACTTTCTTTATAACTTATATAATGGTCGATGGGTGGGCCGGAGTTGCTGGGGAGATTCTAAGGTTGAAACCTTTGATTATTTATCACTTGAAAATTTTCCTCTTGGTGAAGACTGAAAAGGATAGGGAAGAGGCCATGGATCCAGGAACCCTTGGTTTCAACACCGGTGAACCTCAAATACAACTCTATTTCTTACTTGGCCTTGTTTATGCTGTGGTGTCGCCAATCCTACTTCCATTCATAATAGTATTCTTTGGCCTGGCATATGTTGTTTATCGTCATCAG ATTATAAATGTCTATAATCAAGAGTATGAAAGCGCTGCAGCATTCTGGCCTGATGTCCATGGGCGCATCATAACAGCACTTATCGTCTCACAACTGCTACTGATGGGGTTGTTAAGCACTAAAGAAGCTGCTCAGTCAACGCCATTGCTTATCACACTCCCAGTGTTGACCATATGGTTCCATAGATTTTGCAAAGGCTGCTACGAACCTGCTTTCATCAGATATCCGTTACAG GAAGCAATGATGAAAGATACATTAGAACGTGCAAGAGAGCCAAATCTGAACTTGAAAAGCTTCCTTCAAAATGCATACATCCACCCAGTTTTCAAGGGTGAAGATGACAGTGAGAATGAAGCAGCCGCCGAAGAATGCGAGAAGGAGCCCGCGGTCGTGCCAACGAAACGCCAGTCTCGAAGGAATACACCATTGCCCAGCAAATATAGTggttcttcatcatcatccctACCCGATGACACTCAGAAGATGCTCCGGCCTTAA
- the LOC117623444 gene encoding calcium permeable stress-gated cation channel 1 isoform X2 translates to MVPVNWTNSTLKNSNVVFSNIDELSISNVPVGSSRFWTHLVMAYAFTLWTCYVLKREYEKVASMRLHFLASDQRRADQFTVLVRNVPPDPDETVSQLVEHFFLVNHPDHYLTHQVVYNANKLSKLVNEKKKLQNWLDYYQLKLSRNPSKRPSKKTGFLGLWGNRVDAIDFYTSEIERLLKEISSERDKITSNPKSIMPAAFVSFRTRWNAAVCAQTQQSRNPTIWLTEWAPEPRDVCWDNLAIPYVSLTIRRLVVAVAFFFLTFFFMIPIAFVQSLANIEGIEKAVPFLKPVIEVKFIKSFIQGFLPGIALKIFLIFLPTILMIMSKFEGFNSISALERRSATRYYIFQFVNVFLGSIITGTAFQQLDKFIHQSANEIPKTIGVSIPMKATFFITYIMVDGWAGVAGEILRLKPLIIYHLKIFLLVKTEKDREEAMDPGTLGFNTGEPQIQLYFLLGLVYAVVSPILLPFIIVFFGLAYVVYRHQIINVYNQEYESAAAFWPDVHGRIITALIVSQLLLMGLLSTKEAAQSTPLLITLPVLTIWFHRFCKGCYEPAFIRYPLQEAMMKDTLERAREPNLNLKSFLQNAYIHPVFKGEDDSENEAAAEECEKEPAVVPTKRQSRRNTPLPSKYSGSSSSSLPDDTQKMLRP, encoded by the exons ATGGTCCCGGTCAATTGGACCAATAGCACCCTAAAGAATTCAAATGTAGTTTTCAGCAACATAGATGAGCTCTCTATTTCAAACGTTCCTGTTGGATCAAGTAG ATTTTGGACTCATTTAGTAATGGCTTATGCTTTTACATTGTGGACATGCTATGTATTGAAAAGGGAGTATGAGAAGGTTGCATCAATGAGGTTGCATTTTCTTGCATCAGACCAGAGGCGCGCTGATCAGTTCACA GTACTGGTTAGAAACGTGCCACCAGATCCTGATGAAACAGTTAGTCAGCTTGTGGAACATTTTTTTCTGGTCAACCATCCAGACCACTATCTCACTCATCAG GTTGTTTACAATGCAAACAAACTTTCTAAATTAGTcaatgagaagaagaagttaCAGAATTGGCTTGACTACTATCAACTTAAATTGTCTAGAAATCCATCCAAAAGACCATCTAAGAAG ACTGGATTTCTTGGTCTTTGGGGTAATCGGGTGGATGCTATTGATTTCTATACATCTGAGATTGAGAGGCTATTAAAAGAA ATATCTTCAGAGAGAGATAAGATTACAAGCAACCCTAAATCTATCATGCCAGCAGCATTTGTGTCCTTCAGAACTCGATGGAATGCCGCTGTTTGTGCACAAACTCAACAATCCAGAAACCCAACTATATGGTTGACTGAGTGGGCTCCGGAACCCCGTGATGTTTGTTGGGATAACCTGGCAATCCCCTATGTTTCATTGACAATCAGGAGGCTTGTAGTTGCCGttgctttcttcttcctcaccttCTTTTTTATGATACCCATTGCATTTGTACAATCCCTTGCAAACATTGAGGGTATTGAGAAAGCAGTCCCCTTCCTAAAGCCCGTTATTGAAGT gaaatttataaaatcatttatccAAGGTTTCCTACCTGGAATTGCTTTGAAGATTTTTCTCATATTCCTTCCTACTATTTTGATGATAATGTCCAAATTTGAAGGATTTAATAGCATATCAGCTCTAGAGAGGAGATCGGCTACtagatattatattttccaatttgtcaACGTATTTCTTGGGAGCATAATCACTGGAACTGCGTTTCAACAACTAGATAAATTCATCCACCAATCTGCTAATGA GATCCCAAAGACAATTGGTGTTTCAATTCCAATGAAGGCAACTTTCTTTATAACTTATATAATGGTCGATGGGTGGGCCGGAGTTGCTGGGGAGATTCTAAGGTTGAAACCTTTGATTATTTATCACTTGAAAATTTTCCTCTTGGTGAAGACTGAAAAGGATAGGGAAGAGGCCATGGATCCAGGAACCCTTGGTTTCAACACCGGTGAACCTCAAATACAACTCTATTTCTTACTTGGCCTTGTTTATGCTGTGGTGTCGCCAATCCTACTTCCATTCATAATAGTATTCTTTGGCCTGGCATATGTTGTTTATCGTCATCAG ATTATAAATGTCTATAATCAAGAGTATGAAAGCGCTGCAGCATTCTGGCCTGATGTCCATGGGCGCATCATAACAGCACTTATCGTCTCACAACTGCTACTGATGGGGTTGTTAAGCACTAAAGAAGCTGCTCAGTCAACGCCATTGCTTATCACACTCCCAGTGTTGACCATATGGTTCCATAGATTTTGCAAAGGCTGCTACGAACCTGCTTTCATCAGATATCCGTTACAG GAAGCAATGATGAAAGATACATTAGAACGTGCAAGAGAGCCAAATCTGAACTTGAAAAGCTTCCTTCAAAATGCATACATCCACCCAGTTTTCAAGGGTGAAGATGACAGTGAGAATGAAGCAGCCGCCGAAGAATGCGAGAAGGAGCCCGCGGTCGTGCCAACGAAACGCCAGTCTCGAAGGAATACACCATTGCCCAGCAAATATAGTggttcttcatcatcatccctACCCGATGACACTCAGAAGATGCTCCGGCCTTAA